One window of the Trifolium pratense cultivar HEN17-A07 linkage group LG2, ARS_RC_1.1, whole genome shotgun sequence genome contains the following:
- the LOC123909494 gene encoding replication protein A 32 kDa subunit B, translating to MNTSQFDGNAAFAGGGFMPSQTTQGANSPFTPSKIRDSQTLLPLTIKQANDAFQSSDGSNLTIDGVDVNTVTFVGRVCNKVDQITDSKFVLDDGTGTIECIKWIDDPVDSNEVDGILNGMYVRLYGQFKGLQGKKCINVYSLRPVTDFDEIANHFINCIYVHLYNSRLQRIQASIPNQQHVPSLTQITPTKGYQAQAVAANQFSGQHNNGQKTVEDMVLDVLHLPANRTRTEGCPLESIAQHLGLPSDKIMLAIHNLTQEGMIYEGLTNHYKSTVNG from the exons GGCGGCGGATTCATGCCTTCTCAGACCACTCAGGGAGCTAACTCTCCCTTCACTCCCTCCAAG ATTCGTGATAGTCAGACATTGCTTCCTTTGACGATAAAGCAGGCCAATGATGCTTTTCAGTCAAGCGATGGTTCCAATCTTACTATTGATGGTGTCGATGTTAACACT gTTACTTTTGTAGGTAGGGTGTGCAACAAAGTTGATCAAATTACTGATTCTAAATTTGTACTTGATGATGGTACAGGAACGATTGAGTGCATTAAATG GATTGATGATCCTGTAGATTCAAATGAAGTGGATGGTATCTT GAATGGAATGTATGTGCGACTATATGGACAATTTAAAGGTTTGCAGGGtaaaaaatgcataaatgtTTATTCTTTAAG GCCCGTGACTGACTTCGATGAGATTGCCAACCATTTCATTAATTGCATATATGTTCATCTATATAATTCGAGGTTACAG CGTATCCAAGCTAGCATCCCCAATCAGCAACATGTTCCCAGTTTGACACAAATCACCCCCACAAAAGGTTATCAAGCTCAAGCCGTAGCAGCAAATCAA TTCTCTGGTCAGCATAATAATGGTCAGAAGACTGTTGAAGATATGGTGTTAGATGTTTTGCATCTTCCCGCAAACAg GACAAGGACTGAGGGGTGCCCTCTTGAATCTATTGCACAGCATCTTGGACTTCCTTCGGATAAAATCAT GCTGGCTATTCATAATCTTACCCAAGAAGGTATGATTTATGAAGGTCTAACTAATCACTATAAGTCAACTGTGAACGGTTGA
- the LOC123909493 gene encoding AP2-like ethylene-responsive transcription factor AIL5, with the protein MDSSSSSPPTNTNNTSLAFSLSNTIIPSHSSSSSSFFHSFTTFPSSTPQPLTLTGSNAVNTSPDATDGGTTNLSIFTGGHKFEDFLGSTVTTTTATTCAPTQLHQFSTDLYDSELKKTISACLQGGYPAEPNSEPRKLSPKKTVDNFGQRTSIYRGVTRHRWTGRYEAHLWDNSCRREGQSRKGRQVYLGGYDKEEKAARAYDLAALKYWGPTTTTNFPISNYEKELDDMKNMTRQEFVASLRRKSSGFSRGASIYRGVTRHHQHGRWQARIGRVAGNKDLYLGTFSTQEEAAEAYDIAAIKFRGLNAVTNFDMSRYDVKSIANSSLPIGGLSNKNNKNSTDSSVSEIKRLEPIQSDERDHPSSVSSTTTLSFAIPIKQDPSSDYWSNILGFHNTSNNNNSSVVTTTPFNMDFSTHASDNHDATFFGGSGILNVHQQNGNGNNSSSSASSSTSNSIPYATPIFSLNSNSNSNSSYDQNGNNWIGHTIFQTHAKQPSLFQTPIFGME; encoded by the exons ATGGACTCATCCTCTTCTTCACCCCCCACAAATACTAACAACACCTCCCTCGCTTTCTCTCTTTCCAATACTATTATTCCTTcacactcttcttcttcttcctcttttttCCACTCCTTCACCACTTTTCCATCCTCAACACCACAACCTCTCACTCTCACAG GAAGCAACGCAGTGAACACATCACCGGATGCAACAGACGGTGGAACTACCAACCTCTCCATATTCACCGGCGGACATAAGTTTGAGGATTTCTTAGGAAGCACCGTCACAACAACAACCGCCACCACGTGTGCACCAACACAGCTTCATCAGTTTTCCACCGACTTATATGATTCGGAGCTGAAGAAAACAATATCAGCTTGTCTCCAAGGTGGTTACCCCGCCGAACCAAACTCCGAACCTCGGAAACTGTCTCCCAAGAAAACCGTTGATAACTTCGGCCAACGTACTTCTATCTATCGCGGCGTCACCCG gcaTAGATGGACCGGGAGATATGAAGCACATCTATGGGACAATAGTTGCAGAAGGGAAGGACAAAGTAGAAAAGGAAGACAAG TTTATTTGG GTGGCTATGACAAGGAAGAGAAAGCAGCTAGAGCTTATGATCTTGCTGCTCTCAAGTACTGGGGtccaaccaccaccaccaacttTCCA ATTTCCAACTATGAGAAGGAACTTGATGACATGAAGAACATGACTAGACAAGAGTTTGTTGCTTCACTCCGAAG GAAGAGCAGTGGTTTTTCAAGAGGAGCATCAATTTACAGAGGAGTAACAAG ACACCATCAGCATGGTAGATGGCAGGCTAGAATAGGCAGAGTTGCCGGAAACAAAGACCTTTACCTTGGCACTTTCA gcaCACAAGAAGAAGCTGCAGAAGCATATGATATAGCAGCAATCAAATTCAGAGGACTAAATGCAGTGACAAACTTTGACATGAGTCGCTACGACGTAAAAAGCATTGCAAATAGTTCTCTTCCCATAGGTGGTTTATctaacaagaacaacaaaaattcAACAGATTCATCAGTATCAGAAATCAAACGCCTCGAACCAATTCAATCCGATGAAAGAGATCATCCATCTTCAGTTTCATCCACAACAACCTTAAGCTTCGCGATTCCTATCAAACAAGATCCTTCTTCAGATTACTGGTCCAACATTCTCGGATTCCATaatactagtaataataataattctagTGTTGTTACTACCACACCCTTCAACATGGATTTTTCTACTCATGCATCTGATAATCACGACGCAACGTTTTTCGGTGGATCAGGTATCTTAAATGTTCATCAAcaaaatggaaatggaaataatAGTTCTTCATCTgcatcttcttcaacaagtaATTCAATTCCATATGCTACACcaatattttctttaaatagTAATAGTAACAGTAACAGTAGTTATGATCAGAATGGAAATAACTGGATTGGACACACAATATTCCAAACACATGCAAAACAACCAAGTCTATTTCAAACACCAATATTTGGAATGGAATGA